TTGCTTCAACATCATCAAATCTGATGATTGCTTTTTGCAATACTTTTTCGGCGATTGGCCCTACTTCTTGTGTCGTTGATCGCAAATTTAGCAAACTTGGTATAGCAGGATTTCTCGCTTCTTGAACATTTTCCCAGTAGGGTGGTTGGGCTTCAGAACGATACCAAGTGAAAATACACATATCAAGCTGTAATAAATTACGAACTTCTGTAACCGCATTTTCCAGAATTTGATTAATATCCAAAGAAGCCCGAATCTGACTAGCAAGACGATTCAGCAGTGCTTCTTTGGACGCTACTTCGCGAAACTGGCGCTCAGATTGCCACAGTGCGTCTTCTGTACGCTGGCGTTGAAGTTCTGCTGTGGCACGGGCTGCAAAAATACTCAGAATTGCTTTAGCGCGTTCCTCTGCTAGTAGCGGCTTTGTATCAAAAACAGCAATGTGACCGATCGCTACTCCAGAGGAATCGAGAAATGCTGCTCCCAAGTAGCTTTCTGCCTGCATAGCCACTAAGTCTTGGTTGAGAGGAAAAACTTGCTGTAATCCATAGGGATAGTAAGCAATACCCTCTTGAATTGCAATTTCACAAGGAGTATGAGCTAAATCAAACTCAAAATTTTCTTTGAGGTTGTCGTCTATCCAGAATGCTAAAACTCGGGCTTTAGTATATTCTGTACCAATTTTTTCCGCTACCATCGCATAGCGAACCCCTAAAGCAGCTGCTAAATGGCGCACAAGAACAGGAAAAAATTCTTCACCCGTGACAGAAGCTGTACCAGCAACAAGTGCTTGCAAAGCTGCTTCGGCTTTTTTGCGATCGCTAATCTCACGGACAATAGCTAAAATTTCATCTTCACCGCTTGGTACTATCCGTGCTTCATAGTCGTGTAGTTCTCCTTCTATTGGCAACTGATACTCAAATATTTGGATACTGCGCTGAGTGAGAGCTTGTTCGGTATAGTACCTCGCCTGCTGTGCCAAGTTGGGAGGTAAGAGATCATCAATGGATTTACCGATGATTTCACTAGCAGGTGCTGCTAATTTTGTATCTTTTGCCGCTACGTAATCGAGATAAATGCCTTCTCTGTTGGAGCGAAACATTAAATCTGGAATGGCGTTGAGCATCGCGCTATTTCTAGCCTCGCTTCTTTGCAAAGCTTCTTCGGCACGTTTACGATCAGTAATATCTGTAAGCATCCCTAAAGTGCCAACATACTGCCCAGCAGCATCACGGATCGGATTAGTGGCAATCATTGTCCACAATTCAGAACCGTCCTTGCGGCAGAATTTAAAATCGTGTTGTTCAGCAATGCCTTGCTGACGACGTTCTAATTGTTGAGTGGCGATCGCTTGTCCTTGTGCATCCATAAAGGCAAACAAAGGCATTCCGATCATTTCCTCTGCTGTGTACCCAAGCATTTGGGCCATTTTCGGATTGACAAAACTCGTCTTACCCTCTGTGTCCAGTATCCATATACCTTCTGCTGCTGTCTCAATTAAGCGGCGATATTGGGCTTCGCTTTCACGTAAGGCTGCTTCAGCACTTTTACGTTCTGTGATCTCACGGGCTATGCCAATTACGCCGATAATGTTACCTTGAGCATCCCGCCAAGGACTTTTGGTTGATAAATAAATGTGTACAATCCCGTTACTAGGTATATATTCTTCGATCGTTTCAGAAATACCAGTGTTAGTGATTCTGTTGTCTGCTTCTCGGAAGCTAGAGGCAATATCTACTGGAAAGAAGTCAGTATCTTTCTTACTAATGATTTCCTTAATTGGTTTTTTTACAAAATTTGCAAAACTAGAGTTAACCATCACATGGTGTCCCTCTAAATCTTTGGCAAAAATTAGATCCGAAGTACTATCAATCACAGAATATAAAAGACTATAGCTGGCTTGCAAAGCTTTTTCTGCCTGTCTGTGATCGCTAATATCAGTATGGATACCAATTAAACCGATAATTTTGCCATTGGTGTTTTTGATAGCATCAGCACGGAGGTCGATTTGGATTAAATTCCCACTGCGATTTTTCATCGTCAGCACACCACTCCAAGATTGACCTGTTTGAATCGTGGTGAAAACAGTTTCTGCTTCTGTGACATTGACATAGACAGCGCTAGGTCCTCCAACAGCTTGCATATCCTCAACACTGTACCCAAATAAATCAATAAAAGCTTGGTTGTGATAAATCGGTTTACCTGTGATATCAGCAATTGCGATCGCATCGCTAGTACTCTCGATGGCTTTACTGATGCGGATTAATTGTGCTGTTCGTTCTTCAACGCGAGTTTCTAGCTGTTGTTTGGCTTCTTCCACAGCCAGTTCTGCTAGTTTACGCTCGGTAATGTCTAAGAGTGTACCCATCATCCGGGTTACTTGCCCAGTATGATCCCGTAAAACATCTCCTTTACCTCTGAGCCAACGCACACTACCATCTTGCCACACCCGAAAATCAGTATCATAACTGGTTTTTGAGTGTAAAGTACTCCGAATTGCCCGACTGACAATAGAGCGATCGCTCTTGTAAACATGCTTGAGAAAAGCTTTGTAGTTTGTAGGTGTATAATTGGGAGTCCAGCCCAAAATCTGCTCTACTTGCTCAGAGCAACTAACCTGCTTGGTTTTAAAATTCCAATCCCAAACTCCTATTTCTGCTGCATCTAATGCTAGCCGCAGTCTAGTTTCACTCTCGATCAAAGAATACTTTTTTACTTTTACATCAGTAATATCTACACAATAGCCTATGTAACCAGCAAAACACCCATTTGCTGTAAATCGTGACGTGACTGTATCTAAAATCCAGCGATATTCCCCATCTACACGGCGTAGGCGATACTGTCTATTAAACTTTTTGTGTCTCTTCAAAGCTGAAATATACTGCTCCTGACACTGCTGTCTATCTTCAGGATGTACCCCTGCCAACCAACCTAACCCTACTTCTACTAAGTGCGATCGACCAGTAAATTCTAACCAAGCAGGGTTGAAATAAGTACAAACTGCGTCGCACCCAGCCATCCAAATCATTACAGGCGCTGTATCTGCCAGTACGCACAGAGGTTCTTCAACTCCTGGCATCGCTGTTACTAACACCCTATCTTCTGCGCTTTTGCTGTGAGCAATGTCATCTTGCAGCTTTTCAGGGAACATTTTTACCTACCTGTAGGGATCGGGGATTGAGGAATAGGTTTTTATGCCCTTGTTGTGGGCGAAAAGCCCGTGTGTGTCTAGCTAATCAGCCTACCCTGGAATTTTTGTAATTTATTTAACTGTATGATTGCCATAGTAAATCTACGGTAATTCTAGTAGTTAAGTAAGGAAATTGACAGCAAAACAATCTAGGTTGGAACAATCAACAACTAACCAGTTATCAGTTATCAGTTCTCAGGTAATTCCCAAAATGATAACTGTACCCTACGAGAAGCCTATGAGCGCGTCTACACTGTCCACTGTTAACTGATATTCCAACTACTAACTAATAAGTACCTTTTCAAGTTAATTTGATTTATGGCGACTTAATTTTGATTAAATAAATTTGTATATGAACCATTCGTCGCAGCCTGTACAAGAATCTTCTGCGATTTGGTCTAACCTACTCCAACAACTACTAGAACGTCAGTCTTTGTCTCGCACTCAAGCAGAAAAATTGATGCAAGGATGGCTAAGTCAAGCTATTCCCCCGGAATTATCGGGAGCTATTTTAGCTGCACTACATTGTAAAGGTGTATCTGCTGAAGAACTAGCAGGCATGGCTGGAGTATTGCAAGCTCAGTCTCTAACAGGACAAACCAGACAAGGAGGACAAGGAAGTAATCTTTCTTCGTTATCTCCTCACACTCTCCCCACCCCCCCATCTCCCCTGATCGACACCTGCGGTACTGGAGGAGATGGAGCATCAACATTTAATATTTCTACAGCAGTTGCCTTTGTTGCTGCTGCTAGTGGTATACCTGTTGCGAAACATGGTAATCGTTCAGCTTCAAGTCGTGTTGGTAGTGCGGATGTATTAGAAGCTTTGGGTATAAATCTTAGCTGTGATAGCCAGAAGGTAGAAGCAGCACTTAAAGAAGTAGGAATCACTTTTTTATTTGCTCCTGGTTGGCATCCAGCCCTTAAGGCGGTTGCTTCGTTGCGGCGGAGTCTCAAGGTACGGACAGTATTCAATTTACTCGGGCCGTTGGTCAATCCTTTACGTCCCACAGGGCAGGTAATTGGTGTATTTGATCCTAAATTATTGGCAACAATTGCTCAAGCCTTACAGCAACTGGGTACGCAAAAAGCGATCGTGTTGCACGGACGAGAAAAATTAGATGAAGCAGGTTTGGGCGATGTTACTGATTTGGCTGTGCTTTCAAAACAAGAAGTAACATTAACTACAATCGATCCCATTAAACTAGGTATAAACACTGCTCCTATAACAGCGCTCGTAGGTGGCAATGTCGAAGAGAATGCCGAAATCCTTAAAGCAGTGTTGCAAGGCAAAGGAACACAGGCACAACAGGATGTAGTGGCGCTAAATGCGGCGTTAGCACTGCAAGTAGGTGAGGCAGTACCACTATTGGATCACGCTCAAGGCGTGCAGTTGGCTAGGGATATTCTTCAGAGCGGTGCGGCTTGGACGAAGTTGGAACAGTTAGTCCAGTTTCTGGAGGATTGAGTTGCCCAGAGTAGGACGGTGGACGAAATTCTACAACATCACGCTTGATTGTGATCTCGTAGTCACCAAAAAAATCGTGTCCTAAAAGCCCTGTTTCTAGTTCTGTGCCAGCGATCGCTACTGGAATTTTGTTGACTGTTACTCCACCAACTTCAATTGAATTTACGTAACCAACGGGAAATTCCACCGCTTTCGCACTAGCAGTATTTGCTTTAGCTTTGCCAAAAGGCACTATCCCCAGGGCATTTGCCATACCCTGGGTAATGACTGTACCACTTGCTCCCGTATCCAAAATCATCTCAAATTGCTGATTGCCATTAAAAGTGACATCAATAATGGGTGTACCCCCTATTCGTCGCTTAATCGGGGCAACAAACACCACAGTTTCGTTACGCTGTTGTGTAGTAGGTGCTGCAAATACCTGTTGTTGGTTGTTGATTGTTGGTTGTTCGGTTTTTGTTACAATTGCTGGTTTGGTAGAAGGTTGCGGAACCACAAGTACTATTTTAGAAGGTTGTGCTTTTGCAGCTTGTACCTGTGTTACTACTTGTGGCGGTGGTTCCTTGCGAGCGTAAGCTTGCTGTTGGGCGTATTTGATGCGGCGTTGATATTGAACGATGTTGTCTTGAGCGCTGGGAAAGTAGGGACTTTGCCGATCTACTTGCTTCATCAACGCGATCGCATCTTGATACTGAGTGACTACTAAATTCCAATCTTCTGTTGATTGAGCAGATTGAGTGATCGCATCAGCACTAGCTGCTTTATCTAGTCCTAATTCAAAAGTACTAGGTTGAATTTCAGAAGCTTGGTATTGTTGTGGTTGTGGACTTATTGTTGGTAATGGTGTGTTTTCACCAGAAGCGATCGCACTCTTTTGTGTTGCCTTTGATTGTGACTGCTCATGATCCACAACAGCCTGTTTGTCTTCACGACAGGCTATAGCAAAAATTGCCAGTGTGGTGGAAAGAAATATTAGCGTAGCTTGAGATAAAAAAGACTGAAGCATAATTGTTTAGAACGCATACCTTCCCCTACACCCACGATACTTTGGAATAGTGCTTATAACCAGTTGAAAAAATACGCACTCTATCTTTATCTAATGCCGTAGCCGATGAACTTTCGGGAGCATTTGTGTCTGTTGCTATTGTAATGCAAGCAGATAAAGCAATTCAAATAAAAGGGAATGGGGAATGGGGCATGGAGAACAGATAAAGTAGAAAGCAAAAGGAAAGAGGCTACCAGAAAATTAACCTAAAATTTTTCTTCTTATGGAGACTCTTATGAAAATACATGTAATCAAGCTATGAAATATAATCCATAATTATCTGTTAACGTCACATAAAAAACAGATAAATCTCAATTCATGGGATAATAATCCTTCGCAGTGGACAGAATAGTAGTTAGTAGTTGATTGTTGGTTGTTGTTTGTTAGTGGGTAGAAACGCGATGTTCCTCGCGTCTGTACATTAGTGGTTAGTGGTTATTATTCTGCTCCCCATACTCCCCACCTTGTCTGCCTTATCTTCCTTGTCTCCCCAACCCCCAATTCCTTCCTGATCCCCTATCCCTATCTTTTTAACTTATATAACCTATGGCCCTGTTTGAAACAATACCTGCCTTACTTGTCCTTGCGGATGGAACCACTTATCGCGGTTGGTCTTTTGGTGCTACAGGCACTGCGATCGGAGAAGTAGTATTTAATACTGGCATGACTGGATATCAAGAAGTCCTGACTGACCCTAGTTACTGTGGACAAATAGTAGTTTTTACTTATCCAGAACTGGGAAACACAGGTGTTAATCCAGAGGATGAAGAATCAGCTCAACCGCAAGTGCGAGGAGCGATCGCACGCAATATTTGTAAACGACCAAGTAACTGGCGCTCTTCGCAATCGTTACCAGACTACCTCAAACAGCACCAAATACCCGGCATTTACGGCATAGATACCCGTGCCTTGACCCGCAAAATTCGGATCTATGGAGCGATGAATGGCGGCATTTCTACAGAAATTCTGGACGAAGCAGAATTGCTAGAACAGGTATTAGCAGCTCCTGCCATGAGTGGATTAAATCTTGTCCGTGAAGTGACTACCCAAACAGCATATGAATGGTCACAAACTACTGATCCCGTTTGGGAATTTAACCCAGAAGCAAAAGCTAATTCTGATGAAACCTTGACTGTTGTGGCCCTAGACTTTGGCATCAAACGCAATATTTTACGCCGCTTAGCAAGTTATGGATGCCGGGTTATTGTTGTTCCAGCCCACACCCCTACTGAAGAAATTCTCAAATACAATCCCGATGGAATATTTCTCTCCAATGGTCCTGGTGATCCGGCGGCTGTAACTGAAGGTATTGAGACTGCCAAGGCTTTGCTGTCGGCTCAAAAACCAATGTTTGGCATTTGCATGGGACATCAAATTTTAGGTCATGCTCTGGGGGCAGAAACCTATAAACTTAAATTTGGACATCGTGGCTTGAATCAACCAGCAGGTTTACAAAAACGGGTGGAAATTACCAGCCAAAACCATAGTTTTGCTATTAACCCAGACACCCTACCGGAAGCAGTTGTAGAAATTAGCCACCTGAACTTGAATGATCGCACTGTTGCTGGAGTACGTCACAAGAATCTACCTGTATTCTCTGTGCAGTACCACCCAGAGGCTTCTCCTGGTCCTCACGACGCTGATTACCTGTTTGAGAATTTTGTACAAGCAATGCGCGCAGCTCGCCAAACACCAAACAGCTCTAAAGAGGTAAAAATAAAGTAAAAATGGAGAAAGCACGAGATTGGGAACTTAAGACAGTGAACAGTAACTCGGTGAACAGGGAAAGAAAACTGATAACTGTACAGACGCGAGGAACATCGCGTCTCTAACTGAATCACTGATAACTGATACCCAATCCCCAATGTAGACAACATCTACCAAAACCATCTATACTTGAGCGTTCAACATAAATAAGAGGAGGGAATTATTGCTGAGCCATTGAACCTAACCGTTAGCCTGAGAGGTACTCGTGAAGTCCGGGATAACTGTCAGCTATTCCGCCTCACAGGTTTGTTAGACGCGTTTTCGGAACCGACGTTTCGCAAAGTATTAGGAAGCAAGATTGACGAGGGCCCCAAGCACATTATTCTAGATCTCTCGCAAATTGACTTTGTTGATAGCTCCGGCTTGGGTGCTTTGGTGCAGTTAGCTAAGCAGGCACAAAATGCTGAAGGTACTTTGCAAATTGTCACTAATGCCCGCGTAACTCAAACAGTCAAGCTTGTCCGTTTGGAGAAGTTTCTAATGTTGCAGACATCAGTCGATACAGCTTTAGAAAACCTCAAAAACCCTTCTTGATTGCTTGACTGTGCCGATAAAATTAGCTATCCGATGTTTTTATCTGGATAGCTTAATTTTTGTTAGAAATATACCAATTTTGGATTTTAGATTGGGAGTCCTTACTAAAAGGCTATTCCTGGAATCTCAAACAATATTAACTATCGGTATTTGGTATGACTGTTAAGCTTTAACCTTTGAGTTGTCGAGAAGACAATCCCAAAAAAACTATGAAGAATGAGATAATGGTGCTTCACATTTTCAAAGTTCATTCTAATCTTAAATAAAGTTGGTCTAAAGGGAGAACACTAATCTGCCTAACAAACTCTAATTGACCAACTAATGCCAAACAAGGTACAAGCCCCTAAATCCGATAATGTAGAACCAATCCAAATTCCAAAATCCAAATCCCAAAATCGAATGATGCCCTTAGCGTTACTTGATTGTTTACAATAGTTGACAAAATGTTACTGACCAACTAACTATAGTTTGGATAACAAATTTTTTAGCCTGGATAATGCTTGTGAAAACTGCAACAGAGCCAACACTCAGAAAATATGCACCATTTTCAACCTCCCCAATATAGTCTGCAAGGAATCATCGCTTGTGAAATCCAAGGAGGAAAATTTATTGAATGAACAAGGTGAAACTAATGTGTTAGATTCATCTTGTTTGCAGTTTATGCAGGCAACCATAGAAAATTTTTCTCAGCAGCAAATTGACCAAGCACAACTACAACAACTTTCTCCTACTGCTTTAGCATATTTGGGAGATGCAGTTTATGAACTTTATGTTAGGATGTATTATCTGCTGCCGCCGCAGCGAAGCGAAAGTTACCATCGTCTGGTAGTGGCGCAGGTAAGGGCAGAAAAGCAGGCGCTACACTTGCGATCGCTTACTCCTCATCTGCGACACAGCGAGTTAGAAATAGTCCGAAGGGGCCGTAACGCTACCACAGGACGTCCTAAACGATTAGCTCCCGAAATATATCAACAAGCAACTAGCTTAGAAACTTTAATCGGCTATCTATATCTTACTGATCAACTACGCTTAACTGAACTATTGCAAAAGCTGCAATTAGAAAAGTGATGAAAAAATGTCTCATGACAGGACAATTGCTTATTGTATGTTCGGTAAAGTATGGTGGTGAAGTTATGAGTTGAATCTGACTCTGACAGCTTATGGACAATGAAAATACTGTCAGTGACAGAGCCAAATAACAAGATACAAGAAACTTAAATTATGATTAATTTTTTTAGTAGCTGTGATGACGAATAATTTGTCACTAGAACACATGAAAATAATTTTACTTCCTTCTGACTTGAAAGTAACCTCACCCCGTCTGATCGGACACCCCTCTCCTTAGTAAGGAGAGGGGCAGGGGGTGAGGTTTTCATGCCTAGTAATAAAACTTTTTCATTGGCAATGCCTTCTAATTTATTGGATGCCCGCCCTTACATCTAACCTCAAAATCTCATGACAAACAACACAAAAAAAATTATTACTTCTGGTGAAAACAATCGTGGGCAAACCCTAAAACTTAAGGGCAAGCAAGTCGTTTCTCATTCTTTTCGTCCTTCGACGAAAAAGGTAGATGGACAAAATCAGCAAAAATCAACCCAAGATAGCGATTTGATTTATGGTCGCTATCCAGTCTTGAGTGCCTTGGAAAGTCAGCGCCTGCTGAATCGTATTTGGATTACTTCTCGCCTACGCTATGATCCCCGTTTTCACTCTCTGATTTTACAAGCCAAGGACAATGGCACGATCATTGATGAGGTAGAACCCAAGCGCTTAGACCAAATTACTGAGGGTGGTAATCATCAAGGTGTGGCAGCACAAATTGCTCCCTATGCCTACATCGAATTACACGAGTTGATCGAAAACAGCAAATCTGTAACAAATCCAGTCATTGTTGCTGCTGATGGAATCACTGACCCCCATAACTTAGGAGCAATTATTCGTACAGCAGAAGCGATTGGCGCTCAAGGGTTGATTATCCCCCAACGCCGTGCTTCTGGGATCACTTCTACAGTCATGAAAGTAGCAGCAGGTGCTTTAGAACACTTTCCAGTTGCCAGAGTAGTGAATCTGCATCGCGCTTTGGAAGAATTGAAAGCCGCAGGTTTCTGGATTTACGGTACTGCTTGTGAAGGTAGCGAACCGATAAACACAGTAGATTTTAATGGTGCGATCGTTTTAGTAGTGGGATCTGAAGGAGAAGGTCTAAGTTTGTTGACACAACGTTGTTGTGATGTCTTAGTATCAATTCCCTTACAGGGTAAGACTCCTAGCCTCAATGCATCTGTTGCTGCTGGGATGGCATTGTATGAAATTTATCGTCAACGCTGGGAAAAAAATACCCTACATTTCGATAAACTACAAAAAACTACTTGGAAAAACAATAGTAACAGAGTATAAAGAAGTAAAAAGAAATGTAAAACCACAAAATAGCAGCAAACGTTTACAACCCAATACAACGTTAAAAAACTGGCAAGACCATGAAAACTATTTGGGAACAATCTAGGGAATTTTTGATTAATGCATTTCAGAGTTTGGGATTGGCTTGGTGGGTTGAAATTGCAACACAGAATCCCAAATGTACATACTACTTTGGTCCATTTCTTAACTCAGCAGAAGCAAAGGCCGCTATTAAAGGCTACGTAGAAGATTTGGAACAAGAAGGCGCCCAAGGAATCATTGTGAATGTAAAACGCTGCAAACCAGAGGTTTTGACAATTGCTGAAGACCTGGGGGAACGGATTGACCGCAAAGTACAGCCTGCCTTTAGCGGTCAAATGTAATTACAAGGCTGGTCAAGTGTCAATTGTCAATTGTCCAGAGTTCTTACAAATGACCATT
Above is a genomic segment from Fischerella sp. JS2 containing:
- a CDS encoding PAS domain S-box protein, with the translated sequence MFPEKLQDDIAHSKSAEDRVLVTAMPGVEEPLCVLADTAPVMIWMAGCDAVCTYFNPAWLEFTGRSHLVEVGLGWLAGVHPEDRQQCQEQYISALKRHKKFNRQYRLRRVDGEYRWILDTVTSRFTANGCFAGYIGYCVDITDVKVKKYSLIESETRLRLALDAAEIGVWDWNFKTKQVSCSEQVEQILGWTPNYTPTNYKAFLKHVYKSDRSIVSRAIRSTLHSKTSYDTDFRVWQDGSVRWLRGKGDVLRDHTGQVTRMMGTLLDITERKLAELAVEEAKQQLETRVEERTAQLIRISKAIESTSDAIAIADITGKPIYHNQAFIDLFGYSVEDMQAVGGPSAVYVNVTEAETVFTTIQTGQSWSGVLTMKNRSGNLIQIDLRADAIKNTNGKIIGLIGIHTDISDHRQAEKALQASYSLLYSVIDSTSDLIFAKDLEGHHVMVNSSFANFVKKPIKEIISKKDTDFFPVDIASSFREADNRITNTGISETIEEYIPSNGIVHIYLSTKSPWRDAQGNIIGVIGIAREITERKSAEAALRESEAQYRRLIETAAEGIWILDTEGKTSFVNPKMAQMLGYTAEEMIGMPLFAFMDAQGQAIATQQLERRQQGIAEQHDFKFCRKDGSELWTMIATNPIRDAAGQYVGTLGMLTDITDRKRAEEALQRSEARNSAMLNAIPDLMFRSNREGIYLDYVAAKDTKLAAPASEIIGKSIDDLLPPNLAQQARYYTEQALTQRSIQIFEYQLPIEGELHDYEARIVPSGEDEILAIVREISDRKKAEAALQALVAGTASVTGEEFFPVLVRHLAAALGVRYAMVAEKIGTEYTKARVLAFWIDDNLKENFEFDLAHTPCEIAIQEGIAYYPYGLQQVFPLNQDLVAMQAESYLGAAFLDSSGVAIGHIAVFDTKPLLAEERAKAILSIFAARATAELQRQRTEDALWQSERQFREVASKEALLNRLASQIRASLDINQILENAVTEVRNLLQLDMCIFTWYRSEAQPPYWENVQEARNPAIPSLLNLRSTTQEVGPIAEKVLQKAIIRFDDVEAISDPVSRQFFVSVGLKASLVLPVHTQSGEIGSLSCNHFTSRRTWLDNEVELLLAVTDQIAIAIDQAELYKQSRIAAQTAQEKAQQLEETLQELQATQAQLVQTEKMSSLGQLVAGIAHEINNPVNFIHGNITHASTYAQDLLHLVELYQQHYPQPVVEIEEEIEAIDLEFLCQDLPKLLASMKIGTDRIRQIVLSLRNFSRLDEAEMKAVDIHEGIDSTLLLLQHRLKAKPDHPEIQVIKEYSNLPLVDCYPGQLNQVFMNLLANAIDALEEPVVKDSQQLTMDNGHLTKPQIRIRTEIKDDLVLVCIADNGTGMTEEVRQKLFDPFFTTKPVGKGTGMGLSISYKIIVEKHQGKIKCISAPGQGSEFIVAIPQQQPQS
- the trpD gene encoding anthranilate phosphoribosyltransferase translates to MNHSSQPVQESSAIWSNLLQQLLERQSLSRTQAEKLMQGWLSQAIPPELSGAILAALHCKGVSAEELAGMAGVLQAQSLTGQTRQGGQGSNLSSLSPHTLPTPPSPLIDTCGTGGDGASTFNISTAVAFVAAASGIPVAKHGNRSASSRVGSADVLEALGINLSCDSQKVEAALKEVGITFLFAPGWHPALKAVASLRRSLKVRTVFNLLGPLVNPLRPTGQVIGVFDPKLLATIAQALQQLGTQKAIVLHGREKLDEAGLGDVTDLAVLSKQEVTLTTIDPIKLGINTAPITALVGGNVEENAEILKAVLQGKGTQAQQDVVALNAALALQVGEAVPLLDHAQGVQLARDILQSGAAWTKLEQLVQFLED
- a CDS encoding retropepsin-like aspartic protease, coding for MLQSFLSQATLIFLSTTLAIFAIACREDKQAVVDHEQSQSKATQKSAIASGENTPLPTISPQPQQYQASEIQPSTFELGLDKAASADAITQSAQSTEDWNLVVTQYQDAIALMKQVDRQSPYFPSAQDNIVQYQRRIKYAQQQAYARKEPPPQVVTQVQAAKAQPSKIVLVVPQPSTKPAIVTKTEQPTINNQQQVFAAPTTQQRNETVVFVAPIKRRIGGTPIIDVTFNGNQQFEMILDTGASGTVITQGMANALGIVPFGKAKANTASAKAVEFPVGYVNSIEVGGVTVNKIPVAIAGTELETGLLGHDFFGDYEITIKRDVVEFRPPSYSGQLNPPETGLTVPTSSKPHRSEEYP
- the carA gene encoding glutamine-hydrolyzing carbamoyl-phosphate synthase small subunit; this translates as MALFETIPALLVLADGTTYRGWSFGATGTAIGEVVFNTGMTGYQEVLTDPSYCGQIVVFTYPELGNTGVNPEDEESAQPQVRGAIARNICKRPSNWRSSQSLPDYLKQHQIPGIYGIDTRALTRKIRIYGAMNGGISTEILDEAELLEQVLAAPAMSGLNLVREVTTQTAYEWSQTTDPVWEFNPEAKANSDETLTVVALDFGIKRNILRRLASYGCRVIVVPAHTPTEEILKYNPDGIFLSNGPGDPAAVTEGIETAKALLSAQKPMFGICMGHQILGHALGAETYKLKFGHRGLNQPAGLQKRVEITSQNHSFAINPDTLPEAVVEISHLNLNDRTVAGVRHKNLPVFSVQYHPEASPGPHDADYLFENFVQAMRAARQTPNSSKEVKIK
- a CDS encoding STAS domain-containing protein, yielding MIAEPLNLTVSLRGTREVRDNCQLFRLTGLLDAFSEPTFRKVLGSKIDEGPKHIILDLSQIDFVDSSGLGALVQLAKQAQNAEGTLQIVTNARVTQTVKLVRLEKFLMLQTSVDTALENLKNPS
- a CDS encoding Mini-ribonuclease 3, with protein sequence MKSKEENLLNEQGETNVLDSSCLQFMQATIENFSQQQIDQAQLQQLSPTALAYLGDAVYELYVRMYYLLPPQRSESYHRLVVAQVRAEKQALHLRSLTPHLRHSELEIVRRGRNATTGRPKRLAPEIYQQATSLETLIGYLYLTDQLRLTELLQKLQLEK
- the rlmB gene encoding 23S rRNA (guanosine(2251)-2'-O)-methyltransferase RlmB — encoded protein: MTNNTKKIITSGENNRGQTLKLKGKQVVSHSFRPSTKKVDGQNQQKSTQDSDLIYGRYPVLSALESQRLLNRIWITSRLRYDPRFHSLILQAKDNGTIIDEVEPKRLDQITEGGNHQGVAAQIAPYAYIELHELIENSKSVTNPVIVAADGITDPHNLGAIIRTAEAIGAQGLIIPQRRASGITSTVMKVAAGALEHFPVARVVNLHRALEELKAAGFWIYGTACEGSEPINTVDFNGAIVLVVGSEGEGLSLLTQRCCDVLVSIPLQGKTPSLNASVAAGMALYEIYRQRWEKNTLHFDKLQKTTWKNNSNRV
- a CDS encoding DUF1816 domain-containing protein, producing MKTIWEQSREFLINAFQSLGLAWWVEIATQNPKCTYYFGPFLNSAEAKAAIKGYVEDLEQEGAQGIIVNVKRCKPEVLTIAEDLGERIDRKVQPAFSGQM